The Tigriopus californicus strain San Diego chromosome 10, Tcal_SD_v2.1, whole genome shotgun sequence region aatgAATTGTAAACCATAACATCGGAATCAATTAAAAAGTGTCTCAATGTCAAACATTCCAAAACAAGGAATCTAAATTTCTTGCAAGTAAAACGaagaaactcaatggataaGCAAGAAATAGGATTAAGTGTGTATTATTTCGCAACAGAAACCAGGGCTTGAACCTTTACCAAAAAGAGTAACACGTTACCGTTACGTTACTGATACcctttagaaaaagtaacgcgttacgGTTACTGttacccgttacttttgcagaaaaaagtgGACCTTGCaaattttttcactttttatcaGACAAAAGTTACAATTTCATGGCTCAAAGCAGAACTCTCAAATCCACCCTCcttataggggatgtcaagtaaaggaaattcaagaaaaaatgtggtccggcaccctggttttgggtattttggggagagagaactaagacaaacatcacagtcaactcgcaccattcgcccattgaattttcaataattcagtgattttgagctagttgtgttacaaaaccctactaaatgagcatgtttggtgttaatcagtgaacgcactatcaaattggctcaacaaCACAAGGCTAATTGCCTatacaagcatgtaaaatggaaaaaatatcaaaatccaatgcatgcacagtgcggtttggttgggcatgttgtctttgatttttctccatggaataacgtcagttgttcatgaacgcgtttacttgactagccctatatgTTGAGATGGATCCGTTGGATCGGTTGGATCGCCTGCAAACACGGAAATGAACGAAATTAGATCGCTTTGGAATCGCGAAACCTCCGCACTTCCGTCCCTACCAGCAAGCAGATTGATGATGTTTTGGATTGGTTTGTTTACGTTTTGAACGACTGTGTAGAAGGAATTTGagtgggaaattcaaatttctggCTGCAGAATTAGGCAACGATATGTGACGGAAAAGTAGCGATCTGTATTATTCATATCACAAAGCAGATGTGTTGTAATCTTGGAATAGTACCTTCTAGATGCATGTTTGTATATAGAGTCATGTGTATGCATGAATGTATGTAATAGATAGCCTACAATAGGCCTGGCATTGATGCGACGAAAACGAAATGTAATTAGAAGACAGAGGGAATTTATGGTATGGAGAAAATTAGCGAACGAGTGGAGAAACAATGGCAATCATGACTCTTGCAGCACGTTATTAAGACAAATGGACCGATTTGAATGACTTAGATCATCAGAGGAGTGGAGGCTTTTGGCAGAGCTGGGTGATCGCCCGTGGTCAGATTTGGGTCGGTTGGAACGCTCGTCTTTTCCACCAATAGTTCGATTGTTGGAAGAAGACGAGTTTCCCAGACTTAGCACGGGATCACATGGTactgacgatgacgatgacgatccGGCACTATTGCTAAACATGGTACGCATTGAATCGACGCTTGAGACGCGTTTGGTGGCATTTTCCAAAGGAGATGATGAAGATTGTTGTTGTATCACAGTGGGGTtggaattcattgactcgTTCACAGACATTTGGATGAAGGTTCCATCAGAGTCTTGTCCATTTTCGTCCAAACTTGATGAAGGGACCAGCGAGGAGTTGGTGCGCATGGATGCATCcatatttttgccaataatttgATCCCACTCCTCGACGCTCTGGAGAAACTCCCTCCGAGATTCCTCTTCATCAGCAAttggatcaaattcaattccctTATGAGAAGATTGAAGAAGAGAGGCAAGTTAGTTGCCCCTTCGGAGGGCAAGCTTGACAGACAGATTGCGGACGGCGGAAGAATCAACTTACATTTTCGATCTTGTCATCCAACATCTTGAAGAAGTTGACCTGACTGGAGGAGGCCtctcttcaagaaaaaagaaaacaaacaactttGTAATTTCAACAAACACTGACAAAACTATTCAACAGTGTGTTACTCACCCAAGGGACTGAACGCATCCTCCTTCTGCTATTCGATTATGAAACGTCTTGAAGGCAGTTTTGAGCTCGCCGTTCCCTTCTCCCGTTTCAGCTAGAGACTC contains the following coding sequences:
- the LOC131888376 gene encoding uncharacterized protein LOC131888376, with protein sequence MGCGFSSALKSAHKKRTEETSKTGTNDQPVSETTKFPDRRESLAETGEGNGELKTAFKTFHNRIAEGGCVQSLGEASSSQVNFFKMLDDKIENGIEFDPIADEEESRREFLQSVEEWDQIIGKNMDASMRTNSSLVPSSSLDENGQDSDGTFIQMSVNESMNSNPTVIQQQSSSSPLENATKRVSSVDSMRTMFSNSAGSSSSSSVPCDPVLSLGNSSSSNNRTIGGKDERSNRPKSDHGRSPSSAKSLHSSDDLSHSNRSICLNNVLQES